The following coding sequences are from one Melanotaenia boesemani isolate fMelBoe1 chromosome 17, fMelBoe1.pri, whole genome shotgun sequence window:
- the LOC121628156 gene encoding TGF-beta receptor type-2-like yields MELLRFSAFWCGTILFGSILLEEAEASMIKMRRLCRFCDVQATSCIGKWSCKVECNRTAICPADNEVCVSIWRKKDDNVTFDTVCHNPAQRLYGLLLEDYNKSRCEMKEKKGMGSEFFICSCDADECNEDVIFNQDINSQVVAVILVSLVPLLVLAVVIIASFYCYRVYRQRQAPSKKGPPLDFSEGRAIIINEEVSDSSSTHANNLNHNNELLPIELDVLVGKGRFAEVYKAKLKQGSSVSEEQGFETVAVKIFPDEEYASWKNEKDVFSDADLRHENVLHFLTAEERKVQRQYWLITAYQPLGNLQEYLTHHIITWHDLWLLGSSLTRGVAHLHSDHTPCGRYKVPIAHRDIKSSNILVKKDLTCCLCDFGLALRLDNSLSVDELANSGQVGTARYMAPEVLESRINLENIESFKQADVYSMALVLWEIISRCSAIGEVKEYEPPFGNLREHPCVESMKDSVLRDRGRPEIPNSWTNHTGIQMVCASIEDCWDHDPEARLTAQCIAERFDDVEYLDKLSDCSDSEEKIPEEIIVVDEK; encoded by the exons ATGGAACTACTTCGGTTTTCCGCTTTTTGGTGTGGAACGATACTCTTTGGTAGTATTCTGCTCGAGGAGGCGG AGGCCTCTATGATTAAGATGAGAAGGCTGTGCAGGTTTTGTGATGTGCAAGCTACCAGCTGCATCGGTAAATGGAGCTGCAAGGTGGAGTGTAATAGAACTGCCATCTGCCCCGCTGACAACGAAGTGTGTGTCAGTATTTG GAGGAAGAAAGATGACAATGTCACCTTTGATACCGTGTGTCACAACCCAGCTCAGAGGCTGTATGGCCTGCTCCTGGAAGACTACAACAAAAGCAGGTGtgagatgaaagagaaaaagggcATGGGTTCAGAGTTTTTCATCTGTTCCTGTGATGCGGATGAGTGCAACGAGGATGTCATTTTTAACCAAG ATATCAATTCCCAAGTGGTGGCTGTCATCTTAGTCAGCCTGGTTCCTCTTCTGGTTTTGGCTGTTGTCATCATTGCTTCCTTCTACTGTTATCGGGTCTACCGCCAACGCCAAGCCCCCTCCAAGAAGGGTCCTCCGTTGGACTTCAGTGAAGGCCGCGCCATCATCATAAACGAAGAGGTTTCAGACAGCAGCTCCACACACGCCAACAACCTCAATCACAATAATGAGCTGCTGCCTATTGAACTGGACGTTCTGGTCGGAAAAGGACGCTTTGCAGAGGTTTATAAAGCCAAGCTGAAACAGGGGTCATCCGTCAGCGAAGAGCAAGGCTTCGAGACTGTCGCAGTTAAAATCTTCCCAGATGAGGAATATGCCTCCTGGAAGAACGAAAAGGATGTTTTCTCAGACGCAGATCTGAGACACGAAAATGTGCTTCACTTCCTGACAGCAGAGGAAAGGAAAGTGCAGAGACAGTACTGGCTGATCACAGCTTACCAGCCACTGGGGAACCTCCAAGAGTACCTTACCCATCACATTATTACCTGGCATGACCTGTGGCTGCTAGGTAGTTCACTGACCCGTGGGGTGGCACATCTTCACAGTGACCACACCCCTTGTGGCCGCTATAAGGTGCCTATTGCTCACAGAGACATTAAGAGCTCCAACATACTGGTAAAAAAGGACTTGACCTGCTGCCTTTGTGACTTTGGTCTGGCTCTCCGGCTGGATAACTCTCTGTCTGTGGATGAGCTGGCCAACAGTGGGCAG gtgGGAACAGCCAGATACATGGCTCCTGAGGTGCTGGAGTCCAGAATCAACCTGGAAAACATTGAGTCTTTTAAACAAGCAGATGTTTATTCAATGGCTCTAGTTCTGTGGGAGATCATCTCAAGGTGCAGTGCAATCGGAG AGGTGAAAGAGTACGAGCCACCGTTTGGAAACCTCAGGGAACACCCATGTGTAGAGAGCATGAAGGACAGTGTTCTCCGAGACAGAGGAAGACCAGAGATCCCCAACAGCTGGACCAACCACACA GGCATCCAGATGGTGTGCGCCTCCATAGAGGATTGCTGGGACCATGACCCCGAGGCCCGTCTCACAGCACAGTGCATTGCTGAGCGCTTCGATGATGTGGAATACCTGGACAAGCTGTCAGATTGCTCCGACTCGGAGGAGAAGATCCCAGAGGAAATCATTGTGGTGGATGAGAAGTAG